The Nitrospirota bacterium genome has a window encoding:
- a CDS encoding DUF6531 domain-containing protein, producing MKSRFRVSSILVICICTIVLFLLSSASLYAYDEIYDAPGINPHRETLSSIPEENIDLFTGGLTLSHVDFRLPGNGGLDLVIQRTFNSKNVCNGWTCVGSTCACEKGENTWLGYGWTLHFGRLFKSSSANIQHVIEMPDGSRHAAYSKSGTTQFITKDYWLLDSGTSYILTLTNGTKIYYGQPGPSLPNWPQHSIYYANKIQDVNGNTINIYYKSSGSNIISYVIDSVGRRIDFTTSTINGATKLTSISGSGVSISYTHQSLTTLYDTLLVKANLPAGNPWEYTYNGLELKSVKSPYGGVISYTYNFSQVLMGGSYLYYRTVVQKSASGRGIPSGTWTFAYSQGTYNEFTQIGDPCGRTIKYSYYGYGSTYLSDGNMWKIGLPKSKEIVGEETINHDWTNSSYISTDDYILPINHRDSYIYVPYVTKRAITREGKTYTIDYSNYDSYGNSKTISESGDKTRATNKTYWYNTTKNIVQNKPSSETVSGGFSGSFTTNYTYDSNGNLTQLNKYGVVTNYSYYTNGNLYSTTDANGKTTSYQWSNGRISKTTNPIYSISRSINSNGTIASETNGRGYTTNYTYDGNLRLTKIIPPVGNVTNFSYPADNSYRKESRGGYYIYYYYDGFGRPSGTYDSKSVDTDVIYKSCGLKNYTTLNIGDTVYYDNFERIKQITHKDSTKITCSYSGSNVTVTDEAAKTTLLTYNAFGNPDEKFLVSVKDALSNTTTYSRNILGTLTGITQGTLTRTYSHDSKNFLTSETHPESGTISYTRDNVGNMKSKTDALGTKSYTYDSINRLTKITYGAETVYYDYDNADNRIGMTSPSADIDYTYDAANRLTQKTESIAGRTYSTRYDYDANDNIINQYYPTGTWISFSYNINNQKYRHNRLRRYSTGHQL from the coding sequence GTGAAAAGTAGATTCCGAGTTTCTTCAATTTTAGTCATCTGTATCTGTACCATCGTTCTTTTTCTCTTATCATCAGCTTCACTATATGCATATGACGAGATTTATGATGCACCGGGGATTAATCCTCACAGAGAAACCCTTTCTTCCATACCGGAGGAGAATATAGACCTTTTTACAGGAGGACTGACACTCAGCCATGTGGATTTCAGGCTTCCTGGCAATGGAGGGCTTGACCTTGTCATCCAGCGGACATTTAACTCAAAGAATGTTTGTAACGGCTGGACTTGTGTTGGAAGTACCTGTGCTTGTGAAAAAGGGGAAAATACCTGGCTTGGTTATGGCTGGACTCTGCATTTTGGGAGGCTATTTAAATCATCCAGCGCCAATATTCAGCATGTCATAGAGATGCCTGATGGTTCGAGGCATGCCGCATATAGTAAATCCGGCACAACACAGTTCATAACTAAAGATTACTGGTTATTAGATTCAGGCACCAGCTATATTTTAACGTTAACCAATGGAACAAAGATATATTATGGACAGCCGGGCCCTTCACTTCCGAACTGGCCCCAACACTCGATTTATTATGCAAATAAAATACAGGACGTAAATGGAAATACAATCAATATTTATTACAAATCCTCCGGAAGCAATATTATTTCCTACGTTATAGATTCTGTTGGGAGAAGAATAGATTTCACGACAAGTACTATTAATGGAGCTACAAAACTGACTTCCATTTCAGGCTCTGGTGTAAGTATCAGTTATACTCATCAGTCCCTTACGACGCTATATGATACTTTGCTGGTTAAAGCTAATCTTCCGGCAGGTAATCCATGGGAATATACTTATAATGGCCTTGAGCTCAAAAGTGTTAAAAGTCCATATGGAGGAGTAATTTCGTATACCTATAATTTTTCACAAGTTCTTATGGGTGGTTCCTATCTTTACTACAGAACTGTAGTCCAGAAGAGCGCAAGTGGCAGGGGTATACCTTCAGGAACATGGACATTTGCATATTCTCAAGGAACATATAACGAATTTACACAGATAGGTGATCCATGTGGAAGAACCATTAAATACAGTTATTACGGTTATGGAAGCACCTATCTGTCAGATGGAAATATGTGGAAGATTGGATTGCCTAAATCAAAAGAGATTGTTGGAGAGGAGACAATTAACCATGACTGGACAAATTCATCATACATATCAACGGATGATTATATTTTACCAATCAACCATAGAGACAGCTACATATACGTACCCTATGTAACCAAGAGAGCAATAACAAGAGAGGGGAAGACCTATACAATTGACTATAGCAATTATGACAGTTATGGTAACTCAAAAACCATTTCTGAATCAGGTGATAAGACAAGGGCAACAAACAAAACTTACTGGTATAACACAACGAAGAACATAGTGCAGAACAAACCTTCTTCGGAGACTGTTTCAGGCGGTTTCTCCGGCAGTTTTACAACCAACTATACATATGACAGCAATGGCAATCTCACACAATTGAACAAATATGGTGTTGTAACAAATTATTCATACTATACCAATGGCAATCTCTATTCCACTACTGATGCCAATGGGAAAACAACCTCCTACCAGTGGAGTAACGGCAGAATCTCAAAGACAACAAACCCGATATATTCCATCTCGCGCTCCATAAATAGTAACGGAACAATCGCAAGTGAGACTAATGGAAGGGGTTACACAACAAATTACACCTATGACGGCAACCTGAGATTGACAAAGATAATCCCGCCTGTTGGGAACGTAACCAATTTCTCTTATCCAGCAGACAATTCATACAGAAAGGAAAGCAGGGGTGGATATTATATCTACTATTACTATGATGGATTCGGAAGGCCTTCAGGAACATATGACAGCAAAAGTGTTGATACGGATGTTATATATAAAAGTTGCGGACTAAAAAATTACACTACATTAAACATAGGCGACACTGTTTATTACGATAATTTTGAGAGGATAAAACAAATAACTCATAAGGATAGCACAAAGATAACCTGCTCTTATTCAGGCAGCAATGTAACAGTTACCGATGAGGCTGCTAAAACAACCCTGCTCACCTACAACGCCTTTGGAAACCCTGATGAAAAATTCCTTGTCTCGGTAAAAGATGCACTAAGTAATACCACAACTTACAGCAGAAACATTCTTGGCACACTCACCGGCATAACGCAGGGTACATTAACAAGGACCTACTCCCATGATTCGAAGAATTTTCTCACATCAGAGACACATCCTGAAAGCGGGACAATCAGCTACACAAGAGATAATGTTGGCAATATGAAATCAAAAACAGATGCCCTTGGTACAAAATCCTATACGTATGACAGCATTAACCGCCTTACAAAAATCACATACGGCGCAGAAACAGTCTATTATGACTATGACAATGCGGATAACAGAATAGGCATGACTTCGCCGTCAGCAGATATTGATTACACATATGATGCAGCAAACAGGCTTACTCAAAAGACAGAGAGTATAGCAGGAAGGACTTACTCAACGAGATATGATTATGATGCTAATGATAATATTATTAATCAGTATTATCCAACCGGCACATGGATTTCCTTCAGTTACAACATCAACAATCAGAAATACCGGCATAACCGGCTTCGGCGGTACAGTACAGGCCATCAACTATAA
- a CDS encoding NAD-binding protein — MKFIPSQIIYFLKTAGTKRNIRLLNKFFIILFSLIALYSTLFHYIMEYEGRNFSWITGLYWTFVTMTTLGFGDITFSSDLGKVFSVLVLLSGVIFLLVMLPFTFIRFFYAPWLEAKEKARAPRELAAGTNKHIILTNTDPISLSLVEKLTQYNYSYSIVVPDLQRVLEFHDMNYSVVMGDLDDPDTYKRLRIDNAALVVVNNNDMLNTNITFTIRSFSKHVPIVATADAEDSLDILRLAGASYVFHFTKMLGSALARRALGSNLQANVIGRFGELLIAEAPAMRTILEGRTLRETKLREKTGVTVVGMWERGKFEIPLPDSQISPTSVLVLAGSEDHLSNYDRIVGASYTFTSHVVILGGGRVGCATADALRERGIECRIVENNRELVEKRENYIFGSAADINTLNRAGIKEAPSVFITTHDDDLNIYLTIYCRRLRPEMQIISRATLERNISKLHEAGADIVMSYASLAVNTIVNILKPNEVLMLTEGLNVFRVQLPAELIGKSLQETGLREKTGCSVVAIHSGGTMKISPNPYVPLKEDSELILIGTADSEKKLLQEFLPGK; from the coding sequence ATGAAATTTATTCCGTCACAGATCATCTACTTCCTGAAAACGGCCGGCACAAAGAGAAACATCCGGCTTCTGAACAAGTTCTTCATCATCCTCTTTTCGCTTATCGCTCTTTACAGCACGCTCTTTCACTATATTATGGAGTATGAAGGCAGGAACTTCAGCTGGATCACCGGCCTTTACTGGACGTTTGTGACGATGACGACGCTCGGCTTCGGTGATATCACTTTCTCAAGCGACCTCGGGAAAGTGTTTTCAGTCCTCGTCCTTCTGTCAGGGGTTATTTTTTTGCTGGTCATGCTCCCGTTCACCTTTATCCGCTTCTTTTACGCGCCTTGGCTTGAAGCAAAGGAAAAGGCAAGGGCGCCGAGAGAGTTGGCTGCGGGAACGAACAAACATATCATCCTTACGAATACGGACCCCATTTCACTCAGTCTCGTTGAAAAACTCACGCAATACAATTACAGCTATTCCATCGTGGTGCCCGATCTGCAGCGTGTGCTCGAATTCCATGATATGAACTATAGCGTCGTTATGGGCGACCTCGATGATCCGGACACCTACAAACGGCTTCGCATCGATAATGCAGCACTTGTGGTCGTCAACAACAACGACATGCTCAATACCAATATCACCTTCACGATCCGGTCTTTTTCCAAGCATGTTCCGATTGTCGCTACCGCCGATGCTGAAGATTCTCTCGACATCCTCAGGCTTGCGGGAGCCTCGTATGTGTTCCACTTTACGAAGATGCTCGGCAGCGCTCTTGCCCGGCGCGCCCTCGGATCCAATCTGCAGGCAAATGTGATAGGAAGGTTTGGCGAACTCCTTATTGCAGAGGCGCCTGCCATGCGGACCATTCTGGAAGGCCGTACTTTGAGGGAAACGAAGCTGCGGGAAAAAACAGGTGTGACTGTTGTCGGCATGTGGGAGAGAGGGAAGTTCGAGATACCGCTTCCCGACAGTCAGATAAGCCCGACAAGCGTCCTCGTGCTTGCGGGTTCCGAGGATCATCTCAGCAATTATGACCGTATCGTGGGAGCTTCATATACCTTTACATCTCATGTAGTAATCCTCGGAGGAGGCCGTGTAGGCTGTGCCACGGCAGACGCATTGAGGGAGAGGGGAATCGAGTGCCGGATAGTGGAAAACAACAGGGAACTTGTCGAAAAGAGGGAAAACTATATTTTCGGCAGTGCCGCTGACATTAATACCCTTAACCGGGCAGGAATCAAAGAGGCTCCGAGCGTGTTCATCACCACCCATGATGATGACCTCAATATATATCTGACCATCTATTGCAGGAGGCTGAGGCCGGAAATGCAGATCATCAGCAGGGCTACGCTCGAACGCAACATCAGCAAGCTCCATGAGGCAGGTGCCGACATAGTTATGTCCTATGCATCACTGGCAGTGAACACCATTGTCAATATTCTGAAACCGAATGAGGTTCTCATGCTTACCGAGGGGCTGAATGTCTTTCGGGTTCAATTGCCGGCCGAACTGATAGGAAAGAGCCTTCAGGAGACGGGTCTGCGGGAAAAAACAGGATGCAGTGTAGTTGCCATACACTCCGGCGGAACCATGAAAATCAGCCCCAACCCCTATGTCCCCCTTAAGGAGGACAGTGAACTCATTCTCATCGGTACCGCCGATTCAGAGAAGAAGCTCCTTCAGGAATTCCTGCCGGGCAAGTAA
- a CDS encoding PilZ domain-containing protein, producing MQKTKIRNRRQHERSVGSGTVEYSVISSAHDTVSYGIISDISPLGMCLLTPIPLQRGEKILVKNDAPTTMSKTAEVLWSDIGAFFFKAGLKFL from the coding sequence ATGCAGAAGACAAAGATACGAAACAGAAGGCAGCACGAACGCAGTGTGGGAAGCGGCACAGTGGAATATTCGGTGATTTCCTCAGCGCATGATACTGTTTCCTACGGTATCATTTCTGATATAAGCCCACTGGGCATGTGCCTCCTGACACCCATTCCCCTGCAGCGCGGAGAAAAGATACTGGTGAAAAATGACGCCCCCACGACCATGTCCAAGACTGCGGAAGTGCTCTGGAGCGATATCGGTGCGTTCTTTTTTAAAGCGGGGCTTAAATTCCTGTGA
- a CDS encoding helix-turn-helix transcriptional regulator, with protein MSESSFHKSPIFENIHDVTFSQYHPGANEEIINFIFDTLPAGVIVLNRKIDIVYSNRQASLFLNRFDLPEEIPSVSRRIFDALDREKFREFFPGEITVTKKFEGSPNTWIFRFAVPAQSPPVIILFISEDKISYKLNVNEIRQQYRLTRRETDILRRVLDGLKNTEISKEFEIVEQTVKDHLSNIYVKIGVENRFDLIRSLVSSPHH; from the coding sequence ATGAGCGAAAGCAGTTTTCATAAGAGCCCGATTTTCGAAAATATTCACGATGTCACGTTCTCGCAGTATCATCCGGGCGCAAACGAGGAAATAATAAATTTCATCTTCGATACCCTGCCTGCCGGGGTTATTGTGCTCAACAGAAAAATCGACATAGTCTACAGCAACAGACAGGCCTCACTGTTTCTGAACCGTTTTGATCTCCCCGAGGAAATCCCTTCCGTCAGCCGGAGGATCTTCGATGCCCTCGACAGGGAAAAGTTCCGGGAGTTCTTTCCGGGGGAGATCACGGTGACAAAAAAATTCGAGGGGTCTCCGAACACATGGATATTCCGCTTTGCCGTGCCTGCACAGTCTCCTCCTGTTATTATTCTGTTTATCAGTGAGGACAAGATTTCCTATAAATTGAACGTGAATGAAATCAGGCAGCAATACCGGCTCACCCGGCGGGAGACGGACATCCTCAGGCGCGTGCTGGACGGACTCAAGAATACCGAAATATCAAAGGAATTTGAGATTGTTGAGCAGACGGTGAAAGACCATCTCAGCAATATCTATGTAAAAATAGGGGTTGAGAACAGGTTTGATCTCATTCGTTCCCTCGTAAGTTCTCCCCATCATTAG
- the rpmE gene encoding 50S ribosomal protein L31 has translation MKEGIHPSYNEATVVCACGETFTTKSTRQKIQVDICSKCHPFFTGKQKIVDAEGRVEKFKRKYAKK, from the coding sequence TTGAAAGAAGGAATTCATCCGTCATATAATGAGGCGACTGTCGTATGTGCCTGCGGAGAGACATTTACGACAAAGTCTACGCGCCAGAAGATTCAGGTGGATATCTGCTCGAAGTGCCATCCGTTTTTTACCGGCAAGCAGAAAATTGTCGATGCTGAGGGCAGAGTAGAGAAGTTCAAGAGAAAATACGCAAAAAAGTAG
- a CDS encoding tetratricopeptide repeat protein — protein MLFLLISSSTSVQADEEFSEKYKSYQQHIKSASTAFQKKDYPTAIVNYSKAIEMSPFEINNYYNRGIAFFKSGKEKEAEADFEKVIVMDPRMASAYVYRGICRERLGRYKDALSDYAKALELKPNDAAVHNNIAYLYVSANDESFRDKAKSLEHAKKAAELSKEKNAEILDTLARAYFINGMVKEAIEAENKALKLEPYNDEFKNRLKEYDKAF, from the coding sequence TTGTTATTTTTGTTAATATCGAGCAGCACATCTGTACAGGCAGATGAAGAGTTTTCCGAGAAGTATAAGTCCTATCAGCAGCATATAAAATCTGCCTCAACAGCCTTTCAGAAGAAAGATTATCCTACCGCCATAGTCAATTACAGCAAGGCCATCGAAATGTCTCCTTTTGAAATCAATAATTACTACAATCGTGGAATAGCCTTCTTTAAGTCAGGGAAAGAGAAAGAGGCTGAAGCCGACTTTGAAAAGGTGATTGTCATGGACCCGAGGATGGCTTCTGCCTATGTATACCGAGGAATCTGCCGGGAGAGATTAGGAAGGTACAAGGATGCATTGAGCGATTACGCAAAGGCACTGGAGCTTAAGCCCAATGATGCTGCTGTTCATAACAACATCGCCTATCTTTATGTCTCAGCAAACGATGAGAGTTTCAGGGATAAGGCGAAATCATTGGAACATGCTAAGAAGGCAGCAGAGCTATCGAAGGAGAAGAATGCAGAGATTCTTGATACTTTAGCCAGAGCATATTTTATAAATGGGATGGTGAAGGAGGCTATTGAAGCCGAAAACAAGGCTCTCAAATTAGAGCCGTATAATGATGAGTTCAAAAACAGGCTGAAAGAGTATGATAAGGCCTTTTAA
- a CDS encoding response regulator transcription factor — MNTHTLLLVDDDPSVRGSLKNALEKEYRVLEASRYSEALRMLRYPISLAIIDYVLPDNTGLEALAALRVTDPSMPAIIMTVQNDKEIPPGSAQKDFTEFMRKPVSLSSLRMKLHTILSDDGMPLRHAYEGSKELVFSAIVKHIEDRYMQDISLDTLAGLARMSKFSVCRAFKKRFGQTFITYLNSIRIRNAEKHLKNTRYSIREIAYFVGYRNTAHFNRVFKAAHKVSPREYRKQAVFLHQNKHLQEESAVKKGSSDCRTIQWENIAHTDTGDKYGTKDTHN, encoded by the coding sequence ATGAATACCCATACACTGCTTTTGGTTGACGATGACCCCTCCGTCAGGGGCTCCCTGAAAAACGCCCTCGAAAAAGAATACCGTGTTCTTGAAGCATCCCGGTATTCTGAAGCGCTCAGGATGCTCCGTTATCCCATCAGCCTTGCGATTATCGACTATGTTCTGCCTGACAATACCGGCCTGGAAGCGTTAGCGGCACTGAGAGTCACAGACCCTTCCATGCCCGCAATAATCATGACGGTTCAGAACGACAAAGAAATACCCCCGGGTTCTGCCCAAAAAGACTTCACTGAGTTTATGCGAAAACCGGTCAGCCTTTCCTCGCTCAGGATGAAACTTCACACAATACTTTCTGACGACGGTATGCCGCTCAGGCATGCATATGAAGGATCGAAAGAACTTGTCTTCAGTGCCATTGTCAAGCACATTGAAGACAGATATATGCAAGACATCTCGCTGGATACGCTTGCCGGCCTCGCACGCATGAGCAAGTTCAGCGTCTGCAGGGCGTTCAAGAAAAGGTTTGGCCAGACTTTTATCACATATCTCAACAGCATCAGGATACGAAATGCGGAAAAGCATCTGAAAAATACCCGTTACAGCATTAGAGAAATAGCATATTTCGTCGGGTACAGAAATACCGCTCATTTCAACCGCGTATTCAAAGCAGCCCATAAGGTTTCACCGAGAGAGTACAGGAAACAGGCAGTCTTTCTGCATCAGAACAAACACTTGCAGGAAGAATCTGCAGTGAAAAAAGGATCGTCAGACTGCAGGACAATCCAATGGGAAAACATTGCGCACACAGACACAGGAGACAAGTATGGCACAAAAGATACTCATAATTGA
- a CDS encoding DUF1385 domain-containing protein has translation MKNIGGQAVIEGVMMKGKNAWTVAVRGPNGEIHVKKEPLSELPKLLRLPVIRGFITLFHAMFIGIKAIEFSANKAYEEEEGKALNPLAISLTIGLSLLLGIALFILLPLYATKLLGLVFASISSSSFMFNFVDGILRVFIFLLYVISIGSWKEMRRIFEYHGAEHKVIHAYENGKELTMPNIRDHSPLHPRCGTSFLLIVMVISIFTFSFIPQEWSFLYKFLARLVLIPLIAGLSYEFLRLSAKTRHNIIMHVLIQPGLLLQRLTTREPDESQIEVALRALEEVLVTEETNA, from the coding sequence ATGAAGAATATAGGCGGGCAGGCGGTCATCGAAGGAGTGATGATGAAGGGGAAAAACGCGTGGACCGTTGCGGTCCGCGGCCCGAACGGGGAAATCCATGTGAAAAAGGAACCCCTGTCGGAACTTCCGAAACTGCTCCGGCTTCCGGTCATCCGGGGTTTCATCACGCTCTTCCACGCCATGTTTATCGGTATTAAGGCAATTGAATTCTCCGCGAACAAGGCATATGAAGAAGAGGAAGGGAAAGCCCTGAATCCGCTTGCGATCAGCCTGACCATCGGCCTTTCGCTGCTCCTTGGGATAGCGCTCTTTATCCTGCTTCCGCTGTATGCGACAAAGCTGCTGGGACTGGTATTCGCATCCATATCAAGCAGTTCGTTCATGTTCAACTTTGTCGACGGCATACTCAGGGTGTTCATTTTCCTTCTCTATGTCATCTCGATCGGGTCATGGAAGGAAATGAGGAGGATATTTGAATATCATGGCGCTGAGCACAAGGTCATTCACGCATACGAGAACGGCAAAGAACTTACCATGCCCAATATCAGAGACCACAGTCCTCTCCATCCGCGTTGCGGCACAAGCTTCCTCCTGATTGTCATGGTGATCAGCATTTTTACCTTCTCCTTCATCCCCCAGGAATGGTCGTTTCTCTACAAGTTCCTCGCGAGGCTCGTCCTCATCCCTCTGATCGCCGGTCTTTCGTACGAATTTCTGCGGCTTTCTGCAAAGACAAGACACAATATCATCATGCATGTCCTGATACAGCCCGGCCTGCTGCTGCAGAGGCTCACCACGCGCGAGCCTGATGAGTCCCAGATTGAGGTAGCCCTGAGGGCGCTCGAGGAAGTGCTCGTGACCGAGGAAACAAATGCTTGA
- a CDS encoding response regulator: MAQKILIIDDDDNNLSLFSTVLKCDGYETLQAKDGAEGIKLAETEKPNLILMDIQMPVMDGFTAIRILRSQPPTRNIPSIALTSYALAEGREGFLKRGFVDFIPKPIKLKEFLRIIEGHLT; encoded by the coding sequence ATGGCACAAAAGATACTCATAATTGATGATGACGACAATAATCTGAGTCTGTTCAGCACGGTGCTGAAATGCGACGGGTATGAGACGCTCCAGGCAAAGGATGGCGCGGAAGGCATCAAGCTTGCAGAAACAGAGAAGCCCAATCTCATTCTGATGGATATCCAGATGCCTGTAATGGACGGGTTCACTGCAATACGGATTCTGAGGTCTCAGCCCCCCACAAGAAATATCCCTTCCATTGCGCTGACCTCGTATGCTCTGGCAGAGGGAAGAGAAGGTTTCCTGAAACGGGGATTTGTAGACTTCATTCCCAAACCGATTAAGCTGAAGGAATTCCTCAGGATCATTGAGGGACATCTGACATAA
- a CDS encoding C1 family peptidase: MYDCETKSGMGWIPDYPDFRDYTESHEAINAVLAPTKVLKTSAKIPASVDLRAWCSAVEDQKSLGSCTAHAGIGIVEYYENRTFGKYTDASRLFLYKVTRNLLHWTGDTGAFLRSTMGALVLFGAPPEEYWPYKIADFDLEPSAFCYAFGQSYQAIKYFRHDPPGISASDLLDRIRKYLAAGHPSMFGFTVYNSISQAGITGKIPYPCKGEKILGGHAIAAVGYDDKMKIKNANPCGVQSTGAILIRNSWGTGWGDRGYGWLPYDYVMKGLAEDFWSILKKEWVDTGLFKV, from the coding sequence ATGTATGATTGCGAAACGAAATCGGGTATGGGATGGATACCGGATTATCCGGATTTCAGAGATTATACGGAATCTCATGAGGCAATCAACGCTGTACTTGCACCGACAAAGGTACTCAAGACTTCCGCAAAAATTCCTGCATCGGTCGACCTGAGGGCATGGTGTTCTGCGGTCGAAGACCAGAAGTCTCTCGGTTCCTGTACTGCCCACGCAGGAATCGGAATCGTTGAATACTATGAAAACAGAACCTTCGGCAAATATACTGATGCCTCCCGCCTCTTTCTTTACAAGGTTACACGGAACCTCCTTCACTGGACCGGCGACACGGGGGCTTTTCTCCGCAGCACCATGGGGGCGCTTGTCCTGTTCGGTGCACCTCCCGAGGAATACTGGCCATATAAAATCGCAGATTTTGATCTGGAACCATCGGCATTCTGCTACGCATTCGGACAAAGCTATCAGGCGATAAAATATTTCAGGCATGATCCACCGGGAATATCAGCCTCTGACCTGCTTGATCGCATCAGGAAATACCTTGCGGCAGGACATCCTTCCATGTTCGGATTCACAGTATACAACTCTATTAGCCAGGCGGGTATCACCGGGAAGATCCCGTATCCGTGCAAAGGGGAAAAGATACTCGGCGGACATGCCATTGCTGCTGTCGGCTACGATGACAAAATGAAGATCAAGAATGCAAATCCATGCGGAGTCCAGTCAACCGGCGCGATTCTCATTCGAAACTCCTGGGGGACAGGATGGGGGGATCGCGGATATGGATGGCTGCCTTACGATTATGTGATGAAAGGTCTCGCAGAAGACTTCTGGTCGATTCTGAAGAAGGAATGGGTAGATACAGGATTGTTTAAGGTGTGA
- a CDS encoding disulfide isomerase DsbC N-terminal domain-containing protein: MRKFFFITFAVIAVLVLSTVHTTHSGETTDHNCSKCHQITNADASALLRDIIPELKILEIRQATIKGLWEIAIETRGQKGIVYVDYSKKNIISGSVIDIETKTNLTQERSIEINKVDVSAIPLDDALVMGEKDAKHRVIVFDDPD, translated from the coding sequence ATGCGTAAATTTTTCTTCATCACCTTCGCAGTAATTGCCGTGCTTGTGCTCAGCACTGTCCATACTACCCACAGCGGTGAAACCACCGATCATAACTGCTCCAAGTGCCACCAGATAACGAATGCCGATGCGTCTGCCCTTCTCCGGGACATTATCCCGGAACTGAAAATCCTCGAAATACGCCAGGCCACCATTAAGGGGTTATGGGAAATTGCCATTGAAACACGGGGCCAGAAAGGCATTGTCTATGTGGACTACTCGAAAAAGAACATCATCTCCGGCTCTGTCATTGATATCGAGACAAAAACAAACCTGACTCAGGAACGGTCCATAGAGATCAATAAGGTAGACGTCTCCGCAATTCCTCTCGATGACGCCCTGGTGATGGGAGAAAAAGACGCCAAACACCGGGTGATTGTGTTCGACGACCCCGATTGA
- the prfA gene encoding peptide chain release factor 1, whose product MLDKLRAIEHKFEELNRMLMDPEVLAKPAELQRYSKEQAEIVPLVEKIKEYSKLLSDIEGAEEILQTGDGDLRELAQEELSQLREMKPQIEEELKIMLLPKDPRDEKNVILEIRAGTGGEEAALFASNLLRMYLKYAEQKRWKVETIDLNATGLGGIKEVIVSIQGKNAYSRLKYESGVHRVQRVPVTEASGRIHTSAATVAVLPEAEEVDIKVEEKDLRVDTFCASGPGGQGVNTTYSAVRIVHIPTGIIVQCQDERSQIKNKDKAMKVLRSRLYEIEMERQERERASARKSQVGTGDRSEKIRTYNFPQNRVTDHRIGFTLHKLDRVLEGEIDEIIDSLATHYQAERIKEL is encoded by the coding sequence ATGCTTGATAAACTCAGGGCTATAGAGCACAAGTTTGAGGAGCTGAACCGCATGCTCATGGACCCCGAAGTATTGGCAAAACCCGCCGAGCTTCAGCGTTATTCAAAGGAACAGGCCGAAATTGTTCCGCTTGTCGAGAAGATAAAGGAATACAGCAAGCTCCTGTCTGACATTGAGGGGGCAGAGGAGATTTTACAGACAGGGGACGGAGACCTTCGCGAACTTGCACAGGAAGAACTCAGCCAGCTGAGGGAGATGAAACCGCAAATAGAGGAAGAGCTCAAAATCATGCTCCTTCCGAAAGACCCCCGTGATGAAAAAAATGTAATCCTCGAGATACGGGCGGGAACCGGGGGTGAGGAGGCAGCCCTGTTTGCCTCAAACCTTCTCCGGATGTACCTGAAATACGCGGAACAGAAAAGATGGAAAGTCGAGACGATAGACCTGAACGCAACAGGGCTCGGCGGGATCAAGGAGGTGATCGTTTCGATACAGGGGAAAAATGCATACAGCCGCCTCAAGTATGAAAGCGGGGTGCACCGGGTCCAGCGGGTGCCTGTGACAGAAGCATCCGGAAGAATCCACACCTCTGCCGCAACAGTCGCGGTACTGCCCGAGGCAGAAGAGGTCGACATCAAAGTCGAGGAAAAAGATCTCAGGGTTGATACCTTCTGCGCATCCGGTCCAGGCGGCCAGGGGGTCAACACCACCTATTCTGCCGTGAGGATCGTCCATATCCCGACCGGGATCATCGTGCAATGCCAGGACGAACGCTCCCAGATCAAGAATAAGGACAAGGCCATGAAAGTCCTGCGTTCAAGGCTGTATGAGATAGAAATGGAACGGCAGGAAAGGGAAAGGGCATCCGCCAGGAAATCGCAGGTGGGAACCGGCGACAGGAGTGAAAAAATAAGGACATACAATTTCCCCCAGAACCGTGTCACCGACCACAGGATAGGGTTCACCCTGCACAAGCTTGACCGGGTTCTTGAGGGAGAGATCGACGAGATCATCGACAGCCTGGCGACGCACTACCAGGCAGAACGCATTAAGGAACTCTGA